From Montipora foliosa isolate CH-2021 chromosome 6, ASM3666993v2, whole genome shotgun sequence, a single genomic window includes:
- the LOC138005465 gene encoding uncharacterized protein encodes MARLQAICDHNIHIISIWGCEWFRLKKEDPQIKAFVDELTLVPPMNPRDAFFGGRTNAVHLYYEILEGERIFYIDYMSLSLWTNKYAMYPVGHPEFIYNPDTTDLSGYFDLATCTVLPPTRLFHPVLPYQCSCKLTFLLYHTCVEQDIDKALHDKSLTDAECALTWTWRIFHQRNKASSNRVQLEPENIKKNPGLLACTKMMLNSMWGKFGQRDNLMQHKVFYDPQPFHMFMDLDQHDVRYVSCLDEHLVEVYYKVQGECEDLNVNTNTFVAALTTCWARLHLYEALERLAKRVLYFDTDSVLYVSRPGEPQEMTGTHLCEFTNELDEGTILYIVR; translated from the exons ATGGCTCGTCTCCAGGCTATTTGTGATCATAACATTCACATCATCTCCATCTGGGGGTGTGAGTGGTTTCGTCTCAAAAAGGAGGATCCACAGATCAAAGCGTTTGTGGACGAACTCACCCTTGTACCACCTATGAATCCTCGCGATGCCTTCTTTGGTGGACGTACCAATGCCGTACACCTCTATTACGAGATCCTAGAAGGTGAGCGAATCTTCTATATCGACTACATGAGTCTGTCTCTGTGGACCAACAAGTATGCCATGTATCCTGTCGGTCATCCCGAATTCATCTACAATCCGGACACGACAGACCTCTCGGGGTACTTTGATTTGGCTACTTGCACCGTGCTACCACCCACGAGACTCTTCCATCCAGTGTTACCTTACCAATGCAGCTGTAAGCTCACCTTTCTGTTATATCACACCTGTGTGGAACAGGACATTGACAAGGCTCTGCACGACAAATCCCTCACGGATGCAGAGTGTGCGCTTACCTGGACCTGGCGCATTTTCCATCAAAGAAACAAGGCCTCTTCGAATA GGGTCCAGCTGGAGCCTGAGAACATTAAGAAAAATCCCGGCTTGCTTGCCTGCACCAAGATGATGTTGAACTCCATGTGGGGCAAGTTTGGTCAGCGGGACAATCTCATGCAGCACAAAGTGTTCTATGACCCGCAACCTTTTCATATGTTCATGGATTTGGACCAACACGATGTGCGCTACGTCAGCTGTCTGGACGAACACTTGGTGGAGGTCTACTACAAAGTGCAGGGCGAGTGTGAAGACTTGAACGTCAACACCAACACGTTCGTGGCTGCCTTAACCACCTGCTGGGCACGACTCCATCTGTACGAGGCTCTCGAACGTCTCGCCAAACGGGTCCTTTACTTTGACACGGATTCCGTCCTCTATGTGAGTCGTCCTGGTGAACCCCAAGAAATGACGGGAACTCATCTTTGTGAGTTCACAAACGAACTCGATGAGGGCACCATCTTGTACATAGTGAGATAG